In a genomic window of Pararhizobium gei:
- the repC gene encoding plasmid replication protein RepC, which translates to MQTGNVTTPFGRRPMTLALVKGQLSTANIRSGKSVDKWRVYRSACEARAMLGLRDRALAVLNALLTFYPQQELSEQGNLIVFPSNAQLAIRANGIAGTTLRENLALLVQAGLIQRNDSPNGKRYARKGNDGEIETAYGFSLAPLLARAEELAILAHQVAEESRRLRVIKERITITRRDIRKLISAAVEEGAAGNWQAVEDAFVAAIARLKTAKTPAALEACLDDLTLLSEEAINMLEIQLIPQKTDSNDSENRHHIQNSNTESLNELEPRSEKERSGRAAAGPKRSAEPIKAFPLGMVLRACPQISDYSTGGAISHWRELMTAAVVVRTMLGVSPSAYQEACEAMGPENAAVAMACVLERAGHISSPGGYLRDLTRRTERGEFSLGPMLMALLRTQEPEGRKSA; encoded by the coding sequence ATGCAAACAGGAAATGTAACGACGCCATTCGGGCGGCGGCCGATGACGCTCGCCTTGGTAAAAGGTCAGCTTTCTACGGCTAATATTAGGTCGGGTAAATCCGTCGACAAATGGAGAGTTTACCGCAGTGCCTGCGAGGCGAGGGCGATGCTCGGCCTGCGCGATCGTGCGCTTGCAGTATTGAATGCTTTGTTAACATTCTATCCCCAACAGGAGTTGAGTGAGCAAGGCAATCTGATTGTCTTTCCATCCAATGCTCAGCTCGCGATCCGCGCGAACGGAATAGCTGGGACCACGCTGCGGGAGAACCTGGCTCTCCTCGTCCAGGCGGGCCTTATTCAGCGCAATGACAGTCCGAATGGGAAGCGCTACGCTCGCAAAGGAAACGACGGCGAGATCGAAACTGCCTACGGCTTCAGCCTCGCGCCGCTCCTTGCCCGTGCAGAAGAGCTGGCGATTTTGGCGCATCAGGTCGCAGAGGAAAGCCGCCGGCTACGCGTCATAAAAGAACGCATCACGATCACACGCCGAGACATCCGCAAGCTCATCAGCGCAGCAGTGGAAGAAGGAGCGGCAGGAAACTGGCAAGCTGTTGAGGATGCCTTTGTAGCTGCCATCGCACGCCTCAAAACAGCCAAGACGCCCGCTGCCCTTGAAGCGTGCCTCGACGATCTGACCTTGTTGAGCGAGGAAGCTATCAACATGCTGGAAATCCAGCTAATTCCTCAAAAAACCGACAGCAATGATAGCGAAAACCGTCACCACATACAGAATTCAAATACCGAATCCTTAAATGAACTTGAACCTCGCTCTGAGAAGGAGCGGAGCGGAAGGGCAGCGGCTGGTCCGAAACGGAGTGCCGAACCGATAAAGGCTTTTCCATTGGGTATGGTGCTTAGGGCTTGCCCACAGATATCGGATTATTCGACAGGCGGTGCAATTTCACATTGGCGCGAGTTGATGACCGCGGCGGTGGTCGTGCGCACAATGCTCGGTGTTAGTCCATCGGCGTATCAGGAGGCCTGTGAAGCGATGGGGCCCGAGAACGCTGCGGTTGCGATGGCTTGCGTTCTGGAGCGGGCAGGGCACATCAGTTCACCTGGCGGATATCTGCGCGACCTGACGAGGCGCACGGAACGAGGCGAGTTCTCGCTTGGCCCGATGCTCATGGCGTTGCTTCGAACGCAAGAGCCAGAGGGGCGCAAGTCGGCATGA